DNA from Pseudocitrobacter corydidari:
TAAATCAGGCGGTCAGCCACGATGACAGGAACATCAGAACCTGCCTCAGCGTAGGAGAGGCACAGAAGCGCATCAGTCCCAGAGGTGTAAAGCGTTCCGGTAGAGGTCACCACGGAACCTGGTTCCACAGCCTGTGCGAGTGTCGCGAATACAATCGTTCTGCGGTCAAAATTGGCATATGCCGAATTTTTCACCACGTTGTTATACGTTTTTGGATAATCTTCCAGTTTCATAGTCTTGAATCTCCATTCAGGTCATCGCCAATGATGGCGTTATTATTTCTCTGGCAAATTTGCCATTGAGGGGCGAAAAGAAAGCCGCTATCAGCGACTTCGTTCACTTCGTTTTCCATACAGAAAAAGACCAAGGCGAGAATATCCCGCCTGGTGTAGGTCAGTAGTTTTCTGATGGAGAGATATGGAAAGCATGATCGGTGAGTCACGCTTCAGGAATGAGGGAGCGCAGCAGCGGGAGACCTCATATCTTCGCTGCCGCACTCAATGCCAGTTTGCATCATGGCAAGATGACCGACGAGGAGAGCGCCGGATTTAATGGCAAATCCAGACCAGTGGCCCGGACTTTGTACGCCCTATGACATCGCAACGCGATTTAAAACATAGTTTTAAACCCGTCCACAGATGCTAAAGGCGAATCTTAATCTTTTATTGGGTTGCCGCCATGGCATAGCCTTTTCAGGCCGATAATCTAGAGAGCAATCACAGCAGGAAAGGATTCAATGATAATAATAACCAATATAAACTATTTTATCATTTAATTATTAATTTTACAATCAAAAGGTTACATCATTACTATGTGTAAGAGCTATAAAGTTCTATGAAGCTATACCGGTATCCACTTCCAACAGCATCAGAAGAGTTAGCAAATTTAAGTGGAGTAAAGAAGTCACATCTGTCTATTCATCCAGTTATTTTCTTGTTTTCCTCCCTCAATTGAGGTATAAAAAACAGAAAATAATCATGAGGCCTATACCGATGTACTCTCATAATCTCGAAAAAACCGTAGTATTGGCTGATCCGAATGATATCGAATCTTACTTGCAACCTCTGAATCTCAGTCAAAACGACCTTATACGCATTCTTGAGCGTGGTTTGTCTGGTCGCTATTCCACTACACAAAATCACCCCGTAACGTCTCGCGGACAGTACTTTTACGGTGAAGGGGTAAGCGCTGCCAGAGATATCCTTGCTCCGAAGGGGTTCAAGCGATTGTCTCTACGAAACGTTGAATTGACTATTAGTAAAACGGTGGCGATTTATCTCTGCCGTGGCTGCGATCAAACGGGTTTGGTTCATGGCTATCCTGAGTCACGTATGAAGAAAGGAGACTTTACTCGTGAACTCATGGGGCTAATCCATAATAACCACCCTGGTCAGGGGAAACTAATGCTGGATGATAACCAGCTCAAATTAGATTTAGACCTGCCAGAAGGTGAGGTTGTCCCATTACTCCCGAACAAAATCGGACGGGACTTATGGTTCTTACTTTACGATTTTGATGAACTGGATGAATTCAACCGTGTAGGTATTCGCGCGGAGCTGTCCCGACCTGTTTCCTACAATGACAAAAATGTTGTTAACAGTTTTTCTACTCGTTTGATTCTTAATGCCCATCAGCCAGATCCAATGGTTCAGGGTGGTGAGACTCCTCAGTTTACACCAGATATTGATCTTGATATTTTGAAAACAGGCTAAAGATGCACCATGTTTAATTCAGAGCGTTTACGTATAGCAAGAGAACGGAGAGGCCTGACTCAAAGAGCGCTAGCTGAAGCTGCTGGATTAACCAGCAAGACCATTTCTAACTATGAAAAAGCAGGTATCTTCGAGCCAATTGCCAGCGATAGTATGGAAAGAATCGCTTCTGTTTTGGAATATCCTATCGAATTTTTCCTCGATCGGGATGTTCCTTCATTGACGCCCGAAGCCGTCAGTTTTCGTGCAATGACAAAGTTAAGCGCCCAAAAACGTGATTCGGCACTCGGCGCTGGCAAACTAGCACAAGAATTATCGGCATGGATTGATGGGCAATTCAAGTTACCGAAGCCCAACATCCCTGATTGTAGTTTCGACGGATATTCTGAGCCGGAGCGTGCTGCTAGAGCAGTTAGAGAAGCCTGGGGTATTGGTGAACTATCAATTTCGAACATAATTCATTTGCTTGAAGCTAATGGCGTCAGGGTATTCTCACTTGCTGAAAATTGCGTTGAAGTAGATGCTTTTTCATTTTGGATGGACGAAAAACCCTTTGTTCTGCTGAATACAATGAAAACTCCAGAACGCAGCCGCTTTGACGCTGCTCATGAGCTTGGTCATTTGGTTCTGCACAAACACTCCAGCAACAATGGTCGCCAAGCTGAACAGGATGCAGATCGCTTTGCTTCGGCGTTATTGATGCCTGAGCGTAGTATCTTAGCCTCAGTACCAAGGATGCCTAGCCTAGACCAGCTTGTTTTATTGAAGAAAAATTGGAAAGTGTCCCTAGCGGCTCTAGTTCGACGTACCTTTGATGTCGGTTTGTCTTCTGAATGGCATTACAGACAACTGGCGATAGAACTCAACCGCCGTGGTTACCGTACTGGGGAACCCCAGGGCATGCCAGAACGAGAGAAGTCGTTGATTTTGGAAAAAGTCTTTACATCGTTGCACTCTCAGGGAGTAAAGCGTGTCGAAATACTTAAACAGCTGCGCTTCCCCGCTGATGAAATAGGCGCGCTCACATTTAACAATCGCTTCTTCATGGAGGCCATAGCTGGGGACGGCCTTTCGTCGTCGATCAAACACAAACGACCACCTCATTTAAGTCTTGTCAAATAATCCTATATGCGACAATCGGCGGTTTACTCCGCCGTATTTAGCTCGAGTCCGTTAATCTCATATTAAGCTAACCTGTTGATCTGGTAGCCTAAATACTTTAGCGCTAACCACTGTTCATTAGTCAGATCTTCGATCTTGCTCTTCATCATGAGACTGACCGGACGGAGGTTAGCGGGTCCACCCTGAACGGCAGCGGTTAAAGCTATGCCTTTGCTTTTGATAGCCTTGCCACCTTTCGGGGCTGATTTGCTGGCTGTTGCAGTCGAAGCGGTCAGATATCCCTCGATAGCATCAGCCAACACCTGGTGGGCGCTTTTATTCAGATCTCCGCTCTCCGGTTCGGCAGCGGCCTGCATTGCGGCGAGAATATCGGCGCGGATGTCGTTTACGTTTTTCATTTTTATGTTTCCTGTAGAGGTCCAGGCCGTCACGAAGCCATAGAAATACGGCTACCGCTAACGGCAGAAAGGATAAATATTCAAATAGGGTCAAGTTTCCCCGGCTGGGGTTGGGTCAGTGCATCGCAAGGCGATTAACAGCAATTGCTGTTAACCCTTTCAGGGTTTTAGTAATGCAGGCGTGGTGATCGGCGTTGGGGCGCTGCCTGCTTGCGTGAAATAGTCTTCCGGTACTCAATGAACAACGGATCGTCACTAACAGGCATTCGGGATGCCATTTCCTGATCGCTCACTCCGTCACGTTGAAGAAACGCGATCACAGAAAATAGAGGTAACTGGAGGTCAGCACAGATTTTTCCGAGCATTGCACCCGAGTCGAAATATTGGCGTACAGTTCGCTTAGTTGCGTACTGACTGGTGTATTTCACCTTTCGAAACTTGGGATTCCATGTCTTAGCCAGTTCAGCTACAAACTCAGGATCAAGACGTAATAACAAGGCAACTTTGCCGGGGGTCATGCCATGCACAAGGAGTGCCTTAGCGGTTTTAACAATATCCTCATCACGGCGGCGCTTTTTAAAAAGACGCTCTAAATCTGGTTTTTTCTGGTCAGCCAGAGAGTGGCTGTTGCCAGTTACGTTCTCACACAATTATTCCTCCAAATGTTAAAATGGGGCTTCGCTCCAGCCTTGGGCTGTCTGGGGTGGCTCATAGTAAGTGCCTTGCCCCATGTACCCCGCATACTCCTGATAATTCTCCTCAGGCTCTTCATCATCTGGGGCTACAGATTTAAAACTGGCTTTCTGGCGAGGGAATTCAACAACATTCTCACCGGCTGGCCCACTCAGTAATGAATCATCACCACCGGGTAAATCAGCATCGACAGGAACATCCACAGGAGGTAAAGATCCGGTTTGTTCAACAACAGGCGCGGCAGATTCCACCACGAAAGATTCCATAACAGGTTTTTGCTCATTCTTACCGCTCTCCTCGGTTTCCACTTTTCTATTACTCACCTGCGTGGAATTATGATCGTCAAGAAAAACCATCAACGATGGATCGAGTTCGACCGGAGAAATTTTGTGTGTTCTCCCTTGCTCTTCCTCAAAAGTGATCATTCCCGCTTCACGAAGCTTGTTCCTGAAATTACGAACGGCTTCGGGCTTGCAGCCGCAACGTTTACCAATCATGCCAACAGACTCGTAATAAGTTCTGCCTGTTTTGTCATAGCTGTAAACCAGAGATAGCAAAATTTTCATGTTGCCATTAATGGTCAGGCCGTTGTACTCGGTAAGGTCGAGAATGCTGTATTCAAGTTTTACAAAATCCTTACTGTCCCGGTTCTGTTTGCTCATTCTGTTCTCCGTAAAGTGTCGCCTTGCTGGCTAATGCTGGTTTGATGTCTGGTGTGTTGTCGAAAATGTTCGCGGCAGTCTCCAAGATTTCATTACAGAGCCGTGCCAGGGGCTTATCCTGCCTGTTAGCTTCAGTCAGTAGAGCTTGATAAATGTGCTGCTGGAATTTGATGTGCATTCAAGTGTCCTCCTCGTTCTGGGTACAAAAGAAACCTCTCCAGTGGTAACCAAGAAGGCGAACCGGATCAGGTTTTGTTCAGTGTTGTTAGGCTGCGGTTGCTGTTGGGAATTCGCCAGCCAGTGGATAACCGTAGGCTTCAAGTTCTTCTGCACCGCTGACAGCCACAAGCAGCATAATGATCTGCTCATGAGTCAGTGCAAGATTGAATTTGTTCAGATAAAGCTGGCGATGACCTTCCAGGATTGGGCGAAGTATCTCGGTCAACGGCATTCCGGCAGCGCGTTGATTACTCAGCGGCTTAAGGATGGTTTTAAACGCTCGCGCCTGCTTTGCCTTTTTGCGCTCCTGCTTCAGGATATGCAGGCAGACGGCAATCTGAGGAAGTCGAGCATGCACAGCGTCTGCCCCGCCGTTTCTACTAATGAAGGCCCACAAGGCTGATTTGGTGTATTTGCCGTTCAGGATGAGATCAGCGATCTGCTCGCCTGTCATAGTGGTCAGGTCGAGACGTTGGGATTTTGGTTTATTCATTGGGTTCTCCGTTTCTGTTAAAAGAATTATTAGCGGAGGTCTTTTGTACCCATTTTGTATTGCCGTGAGATTGACAAGGGATGTCGTGATGACGGCAAAATTATTCGAGGATTCGTAGGTAAATCATCACCCTACTAAGATCTATTGTATCAGATCACTTTGTAAATAGCAATCATTATCATTTATGTTTTTATAATATATAATAACCATCATCACATTATCATCCAAATAAATCTTTGCCAATAGGGCTAAGTCGCTCTGTATCGCTTCATGCGGGGACTTGTCACCATAGGAGTACATACGTATCACCACCACCGTTTAAACGCCGTAGAGAGGCGTTGAGGAGGTCTGTTAGTTAACCCGCCCCGCCCCGGAGTGAACCGGACAGATGCAAAGCAGTCCTCTACGCCGTGCTCCGATCCACATATGGCGAACAAGTTCGCAGCTTCCACACAGAGTGAGAGCGTAGCCTGTCGGGTTACCCGAGTCACAGAGCGGAGCGATGTGTTAACGAGGGTTAGAAGGTCACGAGATGGCGTGGCTGTTTCACGTCAGCGAAGGTGAGCTTCTTACCACAAACATATCTGAAGTGGCTGACCAGCCATTGTTGAGCGGAGCGATGCAGAAGCATCACTATTAAAACTAACAGAATGACCAACCGTCATTCCGTGCTCTCGACCTGGAGGTACTTTTCTTATCAGTTCTTTTATGGAGATTGTTATTTATTATTATTGTGCTCGAAAATCGACTACCCCCTACTCGAAAATCGTGCAGGTAGGTGCTCGAAAATCGAGGGGGTGGGTACACGAAAATCGTGCAGGTATCACCGGGTGAGAATTTTCCAAGTCATCCACGCGACCAACGCACTGATGAAAACTTCTGGTTTGATCATGCTTCAATGGCACAATCAACGGCAACACCTGAGGCGGTCCAGACACCTGATCCGCTCCGAGAATTGATCATCTCCCTCCCCCGCTTTCATCTGAAAGTACCGACCATTCTCCGCGCTGGCTGAAGATTGGCAACCCTATACTAGTTTTCTGTGAAAATTTGGTGGATGATCTTTATCATTGGCTATCCTGCGAACAAAGTAGATTAAATGCACCTCAAATAGCCTGTAATCCGTAGTTAATCATGCCAAAGTGGTCACTAAACGTACAAATAACAAGTCTGTACCTATGGGCGTTATGGTGTGGTGCATGCAGTGAAGCCAGTAATGGCACGGCCTAGGCAGATTTGCCAGTCGTGGTGTGGCTAAACACAATCACCGATCCGCCCTTCCATACCGAAAAAATTAATTTTCTTCGAAAAAACAACTGAAAACCTTCCACTCCTAGGCCTGTGAGAGCCTCTCAGCGTGGCGCTGTGCTATGGGTGTGTCAGTGGAAATAACGCCGTAGAGCAGCGCTGAGAGCGTATGCTGGGCTATTGATGTGGCTGTTTACATTGTTGTGGGAAATGGTACGAAACAGTGGCGGCCTGGCTCGGTGAATATCACCAGGTGATGGCTGACGTAGTGGACTGCTGGCAGGTATTAGAACTCACCTCTAACTTACACAATGCACATGTGTAATTTAGCAAACTATTGATTCTTAAGGATTGTGTTGTGAATGAACACTCCAAGGGTCGTCTTATGCAGAATTTATGCAGAATCAGGCAAGGATTATTCACTGGCAGAGCCAGCATGTGTGGTGTGCAGAGGACTGCCCTTAGATATTTCAAAAAGATGTTTCATTTTTATTGAACCACCGGAGAGACGGCCTAGCAAATCCCCAAGTGAGACCGGATATTTTCCGACACTAATATCTGAAGAGTGGCCCCCACTTTCGTTTCCCACAGCGCCGGAGTGGGTGTAGTAACATATAAAAAATCCTTTACAATGATCATGTTATGATCAATATTTGCATCCTAACTTACATATTGAACATCGGAGAGGGACGTAATGAAGAAGGTCGAACCAGTCAGAGACAAAGAGAAGATCGCAGAGGTTGAAAGACTACTGCGTCAGAATAACAGCAACGCTATCTACGGTGATTTGTGGGTGTTCCTGAATCAGACTGCGGCGCGTATTGGTGACGCTCTCAAGTTGCGTTATACCGACTTTAAACACATCGAAGGAAACGTGTTGAACCTGAAGGAACAGAAGACAGGGAAAATCCGCTCGATCATGCTGACTGCCAAAGCGCTTGAACTGGTAGCACAACGCCGTGCTGATAATCCTGGTCATGAATACCTGTTCGAAGTGGACAGCAACCGGGCCAAAGGAAAACCGATCAGCCGGGTGACGGTCTCAGCCAAATTCAAAGAAGCCGGGGATATGCTCAATTTGCACATTGCGGCGCACAGTCCACGCAAGAACCTTGGCTATCACGCCATAAAACGTGGGGTAAGTCTGCCGACGCTCACGAAGCTGTACGGGCATTCATCGCAGGCGGTCACGCTGGCGTATTGTGGGATCATGGATAAGGATGTTGAAGACGTATTCCAGGCAATCGATTATTAACGACCGTTTACGGTTTTGCTTCGCAAATCGCAAGGCGACCATTGAGGGTGCAACTATGAAGAAAGTTTTACTATGTGTTGTGGCACTGCTGCCGTTGGCGGCTCAAGCAGGAAAAATCACCATGAGCAACCCCGACGAACAAGAGTTACAGGGCGGAAAACGGCTTTGTACTTACGAAAACAGCATTTACTTGTTCACGCTGGTGACGCATTCGCAGTCCTGCCCGTATTCGAAGACGTTCTCAACCTGGGACAACGAAAAGTAGCCAGTCAATAATATGACTGGCTGGACTATCTACAGAAAGTTAACCTTCTGCCTCTAACGGTTCATAATCGCGCCAAGACTCATCAGGCCATATAAAACATTCAGTGCTATCATCTAATAACACTAGGCCAGCACGACCTGCCTTTGCAAAAATGAACTTACCTTTAACATTTAAGGTATGTCCGTTATACATCCGATCCCCCTCAGGATCGTATTCGCCTGAGAGCGTACCAGTATCTGCAATTGACCATTCATCAACTGAAGTCCAGAGATTGCCACTGGTTTCAAGCTTATAATCCATGTCAGGGAGGTAGTCGAAGTAAGCGTTACTCTCATCCATCGCCCCTGATTCTCCTGCTTCTTGATATATTGCTTCTTCGAGCAGTTCCCGAACCTTATCATCATAAAAATCCTCTACGGACTCAAATACGGGTACAGGCATCCCTGACTTTAGTTCCAAGACACAAATGCGGAAAATTTCATTGGTGAGAAGAAACTTACTCGCTCTTTCTGTACCCATCGGTAGATTCAGCACCACAAATTCAGCATCAGAGAATTCATATTCTTGTGAGGCGTCTTTTCCTTCCTGGATGAGTGCCGCATGACTGGCATACCCTAAAAGAGCAGCAATCACCTCGTGAAGGTGAGAACGTTTCAACGTGGTATTACTGACTTCAGGATGTTGGGAAATGTTGTAGCAGATAGATTGGATAGCAGCATTCATGATAAACCACTCCGGCGTATCAGATCTCTTGGCAATCATTTAAGGTTTGGTATTGGACATTTTGTTACCCTCAACCATTTGCCAGATCCGACACTATGAAGAAGGTTTAAAATCAATGTGGGGGTACTGCTACCTTTTTTAAGCTGCCCAAAACTTAGGCGGGTGCCTAAGTTCACTATACCGCCTAAGAAATAAAATGCAATAGAAGCCATAAAGCCCCGTTAGTGGTACAAGCAACAAGCGGAGCGTAGCGACTTCATCAGGACAACCTAGTTGGTTTCGCTTTGCGAAAGTCACCAGTGACCAAATCAGATTGTCAGAGAGATCACACCTTATCAGGGTGCTCGTGTACCTTTCGGAGCGTGAGCGAAGCGCTGGCAGAGCCTGCATGTCGTGTGCAGGTACGTTTACCACTATTCACCTGTTTACGTGGCTCATACGGCCACACATCGGGCTTAAATGCGTGTGATCAATCTGTTTCGGGAGGATTTAGAGACGTTGGCAGCGTCGTCAGCTTCGAGTTGATAGCGGTTCGTGTGGACTGTTCACGCTTTGTACCTGTTCGAGCTTTACAACTACAGGCCGCTACGTGCTAACATCCCTTAATAGCCACTGTTAACCATAGCGGCAACTGTTGGTCATAGAATCCCTTAAAAAAAGGTTGTACCTTGAGAGCGAAAATCGTCTTAAGTTATTGTTTTTAAAGGATTTTGTTGTGTGAGTGCCGATAATAGGAGTCGAACCTACGACCTTCGCATTACGAATGCGCTGCTCTACCAACTGAGCTATATCGGCCCTGAAACAGGACGTGTTCACGAGTGCGAATCACGGTGGACAAGGTTAAAACTAACCGGGCGATGCGTCAATGGCCTTGAGAATCAAATGGCTACTTTTGCATCACCCGGCGTTAATTAGGCACGAATGGTATCGTCACCGAAGCCAACCCACTTATAGGTGGTCAGCGCTTCGAGGCCCATTGGGCCGCGCGCGTGCAGTTTTTGCGTGCTGACGGCCACTTCTGCGCCCAGGCCGAACTGACCGCCGTCGGTGAAGCGCGTGGAGGCGTTCACGTAGACTGCCGAGGAGTCGACCTCGTTGACGAAGCGGTTGGCGTTGCTCAGGGTGCGCGTCAGGATGGCGTCGGAGTGCTGAGTGCCATGCTCGCGGATGTGGGCGATGGCGTCGTCCAGGCCAGCCACTACCTTCACGTTAAGATCCAGCGACAGAAATTCGTTATCGAACTCTTCCGCTTTTACCGCCACTACCTGTGCCGGGCCCGCTTTTAACAGCGCCATAGCGTTGTCTGCCGCGTGTAGCGTCACACCGCTCTGCGCCATCTGCTTGCTCAGCGCGGGCAGAAAACGTTCCGCGATATTCTGATTCACCAGCAGCGTTTCCACCGTGTTACAGGTGCTCGGACGCTGGGTTTTAGCGTTAACGATGATTTTCAGCGCTGGTTCAATTTCAGCCGTGTCATCCACATAGATATGACACACGCCAATCCCGCCGGTGATCACCGGGATCGTCGATTGTTCGCGGCACAGTTTATGCAGACCCGCGCCGCCGCGTGGGATCAGCATATCGATGTATTTATCCATGCGCAGCATTTCGCTGACCAGCGCGCGATCCGGGTTGTCGATCGCCTGAACAGCGCCCGCCGGTAAGCCGCACTCCTGCAATGCTTTTTGGATGACCTTCACCGTGGCGGCGTTGGTGCGATGCGTCTCTTTTCCACCGCGCAGAATCGCCGCGTTGCCGGTTTTCAGGCACAGGCTGGCGACGTCAACGGTGACGTTCGGGCGCGCTTCATAAATCACGCCAATCACGCCGAGCGGGACGCGGCGACGCTCGATGCGCAGGCCGCTGTCGAGCAGCCCGCCGTCAATCACCTGCCCTACCGGATCGGCAAGCGTGCAAACCTGGCGCACATCGCTGGCGATGGCGGAGAGACGCGCCGGGGTAAGTGCCAGCCTGTCGAGCATCGCGTCGCTCAGGCCGTTGGCGCGCGCGTCAGCCAGATCCTGCTGGTTAGCGTCGAGGATCTCTGCGCTGTATGTTTCCATATAATCAGCAATTTTTTCCAGAGCCTGATTCTTTTCACGGCTCGATAGCTGCGCCAGCCTATAAGAAGCCTGTTTGGCAGCAATGCCCATTTGTTCGAGCATGGTGAACTCCTTAGCGGGTGATCATATCGTCACGATGGACGGCAACCGGGCCGTACTCATAGCCGAGAATAGCATCGATTTGCTGTGAGTGGTGTCCGGCAATAAGACGCAGCGCGTCGCTGTTGTAGCGGCTAACGCCGTGCGCGATATCCCGTCCTTCAAGACTGCGAATACGGATCACTTCACCACGAGAGAAGTTACCGGTCACGTTTTTAATGCCTTTTGGAAGTAATGAACTTCCGCGTTCCAGAATAGCGGAGGTTGCGCCTTCATCGACGGTAATTTCGCCTGCCGGCGGTGCGCCG
Protein-coding regions in this window:
- the proA gene encoding glutamate-5-semialdehyde dehydrogenase, yielding MLEQMGIAAKQASYRLAQLSSREKNQALEKIADYMETYSAEILDANQQDLADARANGLSDAMLDRLALTPARLSAIASDVRQVCTLADPVGQVIDGGLLDSGLRIERRRVPLGVIGVIYEARPNVTVDVASLCLKTGNAAILRGGKETHRTNAATVKVIQKALQECGLPAGAVQAIDNPDRALVSEMLRMDKYIDMLIPRGGAGLHKLCREQSTIPVITGGIGVCHIYVDDTAEIEPALKIIVNAKTQRPSTCNTVETLLVNQNIAERFLPALSKQMAQSGVTLHAADNAMALLKAGPAQVVAVKAEEFDNEFLSLDLNVKVVAGLDDAIAHIREHGTQHSDAILTRTLSNANRFVNEVDSSAVYVNASTRFTDGGQFGLGAEVAVSTQKLHARGPMGLEALTTYKWVGFGDDTIRA
- a CDS encoding tyrosine-type recombinase/integrase, which produces MKKVEPVRDKEKIAEVERLLRQNNSNAIYGDLWVFLNQTAARIGDALKLRYTDFKHIEGNVLNLKEQKTGKIRSIMLTAKALELVAQRRADNPGHEYLFEVDSNRAKGKPISRVTVSAKFKEAGDMLNLHIAAHSPRKNLGYHAIKRGVSLPTLTKLYGHSSQAVTLAYCGIMDKDVEDVFQAIDY
- a CDS encoding helix-turn-helix domain-containing protein, which codes for MFNSERLRIARERRGLTQRALAEAAGLTSKTISNYEKAGIFEPIASDSMERIASVLEYPIEFFLDRDVPSLTPEAVSFRAMTKLSAQKRDSALGAGKLAQELSAWIDGQFKLPKPNIPDCSFDGYSEPERAARAVREAWGIGELSISNIIHLLEANGVRVFSLAENCVEVDAFSFWMDEKPFVLLNTMKTPERSRFDAAHELGHLVLHKHSSNNGRQAEQDADRFASALLMPERSILASVPRMPSLDQLVLLKKNWKVSLAALVRRTFDVGLSSEWHYRQLAIELNRRGYRTGEPQGMPEREKSLILEKVFTSLHSQGVKRVEILKQLRFPADEIGALTFNNRFFMEAIAGDGLSSSIKHKRPPHLSLVK